In one window of Henckelia pumila isolate YLH828 chromosome 1, ASM3356847v2, whole genome shotgun sequence DNA:
- the LOC140874692 gene encoding amino acid transporter AVT6E codes for MDTNYARLDVKDGNFGFTNPLGLGSLDQEKHGHLHPNTGDDLDVDDVLDFDDLPLIFGERKSGSNIYGAVFNLTTSIIGAGIMALPATMKVLGLVLGVILIVFMGLLSETSVELLVRFSVQCKASSYGEVVQAALGRRARILSEICIIVNNAGILVVYLIIIGDVMSGSIRHIGVFDQWLGHGVWDHRKLVILIVLVLFLAPLCTLDKIDSLSTTSAASVALAVLFVIVAFIIAFIKLVEGKIEPPRMSPDFGSKKAIIDLLVVIPIMSNAYVCHFNVQPIYNELEGRTPHKMYCVGRITTVICVIVYASTAIAGYLLFGKDTESDVLTNFDKDLGIRFSTALNYIVRIGYVFHLILVFPVIHFSLRQTVDTLLFEGLNPLSESRKRCLVLTVVLLALIFLGSTMIPNIWTAFKFTGATTAVSLGFTFPALIALRLSKEGNGLSNKEVVLSWFMLTLATIVSIAGVIGNIYGLKSQSD; via the coding sequence ATGGATACCAATTACGCGAGATTAGATGTGAAAGATGGAAACTTTGGATTCACGAATCCATTGGGCTTAGGTTCTTTAGATCAAGAAAAACATGGGCATTTACATCCCAATACAGGGGATGATTTAGATGTTGATGATGTGTTAGACTTTGATGATTTACCCCTTATATTTGGGGAAAGAAAATCTGGATCGAATATTTATGGGGCAGTTTTTAATCTCACCACTTCTATTATTGGGGCTGGCATCATGGCTTTGCCTGCCACAATGAAAGTTTTGGGCTTGGTTTTGGGTGTGATCTTGATTGTCTTCATGGGTCTTTTGTCGGAAACTAGTGTTGAATTGCTGGTGCGTTTTTCAGTTCAATGTAAGGCTTCGTCATATGGTGAAGTTGTTCAGGCTGCATTGGGTAGGAGAGCTAGAATTTTATCTGAAATTTGCATCATCGTCAATAATGCTGGAATTTTGGTTGTTTATTTGATCATCATTGGTGATGTTATGTCTGGTTCGATTCGACACATTGGTGTTTTTGATCAATGGCTGGGACATGGTGTTTGGGATCATAGGAAGCTAGTTATTCTTATAGTATTGGTGCTTTTTCTCGCTCCCCTTTGTACTTTAGATAAGATCGATTCATTGAGCACGACATCGGCTGCTTCTGTGGCACTCGCAGTGTTGTTTGTTATTGTCGCATTTATAATTGCTTTCATTAAACTCGTAGAAGGGAAAATCGAGCCTCCAAGGATGTCACCCGACTTTGGATCCAAGAAAGCTATCATTGATTTGCTTGTTGTGATTCCCATCATGTCAAATGCTTATGTATGCCACTTTAATGTGCAACCTATTTATAACGAGCTTGAAGGGCGCACCCCTCACAAAATGTATTGTGTGGGAAGGATCACAACAGTTATTTGTGTTATAGTCTATGCTTCAACTGCTATTGCTGGCTACTTACTTTTCGGAAAGGATACCGAATCTGATGTGCTCACCAACTTTGACAAGGATCTTGGAATTCGGTTTAGCACAGCTTTGAATTACATTGTACGGATTGGATACGTTTTTCATTTGATTTTAGTGTTCCCTGTAATTCATTTCTCATTGAGGCAAACGGTAGATACGCTGTTGTTTGAGGGACTAAATCCACTTTCTGAGAGTAGGAAAAGGTGCTTGGTTCTTACTGTAGTTCTCTTGGCGCTTATATTTTTAGGTTCGACCATGATTCCAAACATTTGGACCGCTTTCAAGTTTACGGGAGCAACAACAGCAGTCTCTTTGGGTTTCACTTTCCCGGCTCTAATTGCATTAAGGTTAAGCAAAGAAGGGAATGGGTT